From one Eucalyptus grandis isolate ANBG69807.140 chromosome 9, ASM1654582v1, whole genome shotgun sequence genomic stretch:
- the LOC104420746 gene encoding transcription factor SRM1, whose translation MANAAFPTSTTFHQECTSAERSPEVGYVGYENDGFGIWTFEENKRFENALATLSGEIDLATLDRFVQGIAPEFPGKSVEQVGRHLEALWHDVELIESAEVTFPEHWTVDEGGDSDGGPPPVQKSKGKSKVEPKGERKRGIAWTKEEHERFLGGLEIYGRGDWKSISKYVVMSKTPTQVASHAQKYFNRKDRTENQKLRRSINDTHNISNIGAIASMSSSPPSTRYPGETDA comes from the exons ATGGCCAACGCGGCTTTCCCGACCTCCACGACCTTTCATCAAGAGTGCACCAGCGCCGAGCGCTCGCCCGAGGTGGGCTACGTGGGCTACGAAAACGATGGTTTCGGCATCTGGACTTTTGAAGAGAACAAGCGCTTCGAGAATGCCTTGGCTACTCTTAGCGGAGAGATTGACCTCGCCACATTGGACCGTTTCGTCCAGGGGATCGCTCCCGAGTTTCCCGGGAAGTCGGTCGAGCAGGTTGGGAGGCATCTCGAGGCGCTGTGGCACGATGTCGAATTGATAGAGTCGGCTGAAGTCACGTTCCCAGAGCATTGGACAGTGGACGAGGGAGGCGATTCCGATGGTGGACCGCCGCCGGTTCAGAAATCAAAAGGCAAATCGAAAGTCGAACCGAAAGGGGAACGGAAAAGAGGGATCGCATGGACCAAAGAAGAACACGA GCGATTTCTTGGAGGATTGGAGATATACGGCAGAGGGGATTGGAAGAGCATCTCCAAATACGTTGTGATGTCGAAGACCCCAACGCAAGTAGCTAGTCATGCGCAGAAGTACTTCAATCGCAAAGACCGCACAGAGAATCAAAAACTTCGTCGGAGCATCAATGATACTCACAACATCAGCAATATCGGAGCTATAGCTTCCATGTCCTCGAGCCCACCATCTACTCGTTATCCAGGTGAAACTGACGCTTAG
- the LOC104419559 gene encoding monosaccharide-sensing protein 2 yields MRGAVLVAVAATIGNLLQGWDNATIAGAVLYIKKEFDLEGQPTIEGLIVAMSLIGATVITTFSGPVSDSIGRRPMMIISSILYFLSGLVMLWAPNVYVLLLARLLDGFGIGLAVTLIPVYISETAPPEIRGLLNTLPQFTGSGGMFLSYCMVFGMSLMDSPSWRLMLGVLSVPSLVYIGLTIFFLPESPRWLVSKGRMIEANKVLQQLRGKEDVSGELALLVEGLGVGANTSLEEYVISPADEETDKHKSSMAQINGHKPPHHQSWIGKPVTGQSTLNMLSRHASLVTPLMDPLVSMFGSVHEKLPETGSTLFPTMGSMFGLGEHHTHQNELSDVESQKDAVDSASDADVADSHDNLRSPLLSRQATTDKECVGNNGSGHGLSMRQSSITLESGGQLSSTDIGGGWQLAWKWSEKAGENGKKEGGLQRVYLHQDGAAASRYGSMLSVTGGGIPEGSEMVHASALVSQSVIGPEGLFMGQNPVDAVMKTNQETNTKGPSWHDLFEPGVKRALFVGIGIQILQQFSGINGVLYYTPQILEQAGVGLLLSNLGLSAASASLLISGLTTLLMLPSIVIAMRLMDLSGRRSLLLSTIPVLIFSLFILVLSSIINISTMVNAMISTTSVIVYFCFFVMGFGPIPNILCSEIFPTRVRGICIAICALTFWIGDIIVTYTLPLMLSSFGLIGVFAIYAVVCIASWFFVFLKVPETKGMPLEVISEFFAVGAKQASTATD; encoded by the exons ATGCGGGGGGCTGTGCTTGTGGCGGTCGCTGCTACAATCGGTAATCTGTTGCAGGGATGGGACAACGCAACCATCGCAG GGGCGGTCCTCTACATCAAGAAGGAATTCGATTTGGAAGGTCAACCCACGATCGAAGGGCTGATAGTGGCCATGTCGCTCATAGGCGCCACCGTGATCACGACCTTTTCCGGGCCCGTGTCAGATTCGATCGGACGGCGCCCCATGATGATTATTTCCTCGATTCTCTACTTCCTCAGTGGTTTAGTGATGCTGTGGGCTCCCAATGTCTACGTCTTGCTACTGGCGAGGCTCCTAGACGGATTCGGGATCGGTCTCGCCGTCACCCTCATTCCGGTTTATATATCTGAGACCGCCCCGCCCGAGATCAGGGGGCTCCTGAATACCCTGCCTCAATTCACCGGTTCTGGCGGAATGTTCCTATCATATTGCATGGTATTTGGAATGTCCTTGATGGATTCGCCGAGCTGGAGGCTAATGCTCGGAGTTCTCTCTGTTCCCTCTTTAGTCTACATCGGATTAACGATTTTTTTCTTGCCCGAATCTCCTCGATGGCTTGTCAGTAAAGGCAGGATGATCGAGGCCAATAAGGTCCTCCAGCAGTTGCGCGGGAAGGAAGACGTCTCGG GTGAGTTGGCCTTGCTAGTCGAAGGTCTCGGAGTTGGAGCCAACACATCCTTAGAAGAGTACGTTATCAGCCCTGCCGACGAGGAAACCGACAAGCACAAGTCGAGCATGGCTCAAATTAACGGGCACAAGCCTCCGCATCATCAATCATGGATCGGCAAACCAGTAACCGGACAGAGCACCCTGAACATGCTCTCCCGGCATGCCAGCTTGGTCACTCCTCTGATGGATCCGCTCGTCTCTATGTTTGGCAGCGTCCACGAGAAGCTCCCCGAGACAGGAAGCACGCTCTTCCCGACCATGGGAAGCATGTTCGGATTGGGAGAACATCACACCCACCAGAACGAGCTTTCAGACGTGGAAAGCCAAAAGGATGCGGTGGACAGTGCGTCCGATGCCGATGTGGCGGATTCCCACGATAACTTGCGGAGCCCGCTATTGTCCCGCCAAGCGACCACAGACAAGGAATGTGTGGGAAACAATGGAAGCGGCCACGGTTTGAGCATGAGACAAAGTAGCATCACTCTGGAAAGCGGCGGGCAACTCAGCAGCACTGACATTGGTGGAGGTTGGCAGTTAGCTTGGAAGTGGTCAGAGAAGGCGGGTGAGAATGGGAAAAAGGAGGGAGGGCTTCAGAGAGTTTACCTGCATCAGGATGGTGCTGCAGCCTCGAGGTACGGCTCAATGCTCTCGGTTACCGGTGGCGGGATACCTGAAGGAAGTGAAATGGTTCACGCTTCCGCTCTCGTGAGCCAGTCTGTCATTGGTCCTGAGGGACTATTCATGGGTCAGAATCCAGTCGACGCAGTCATGAAGACGAACCAGGAAACCAACACTAAAGGGCCAAGCTGGCACGACCTGTTTGAACCGGGCGTGAAGCGCGCACTTTTTGTTGGAATTGGAATTCAGATCCTTCAACAG TTTTCTGGCATAAATGGGGTTCTCTACTACACACCACAGATTCTCGAGCAAGCCGGTGTCGGGCTCCTCCTATCTAATTTGGGGCTCAGTGCTGCTTCTGCTTCTCTTCTCATAAGCGGTCTCACGACATTGTTGATGCTCCCGTCAATTGTTATTGCTATGAGGCTAATGGATCTCTCTGGCAGAAG GTCACTACTTCTATCCACAATCCCAGTCCTGATATTCTCGCTGTTCATCTTAGTCCTCAGCAGCATCATCAACATTAGCACCATGGTGAATGCCATGATCTCGACTACCTCTGTCATTGTCTACTTCTGCTTCTTTGTCATGGGGTTCGGCCCGATCCCCAACATCCTGTGCTCCGAGATCTTCCCTACTCGAGTGCGTGGCATCTGCATTGCAATCTGTGCACTCACGTTTTGGATCGGCGACATCATCGTCACTTACACACTCCCCCTGATGCTCTCCTCCTTTGGCCTGATCGGCGTGTTCGCTATCTATGCCGTTGTGTGCATTGCGTCATGGTTCTTCGTTTTCCTCAAGGTTCCTGAAACGAAGGGCATGCCCCTCGAAGTTATCTCCGAGTTCTTTGCTGTGGGTGCAAAGCAGGCTTCTACCGCCACAGATTAG